The following proteins come from a genomic window of Musa acuminata AAA Group cultivar baxijiao chromosome BXJ1-7, Cavendish_Baxijiao_AAA, whole genome shotgun sequence:
- the LOC103990907 gene encoding purple acid phosphatase 2 has product MGRWWPSRLLLGLLCAVVSAGLVGRTDGGVTSSFVRKAEKGVDMPIDSDVFSVPPGYNAPQQVHITQGNHDGSAMIISWVTEDEPGSSKVLYGTDEDQLDFYAEGKYTRYKFYNYTSGYIHHCTLRHLKHDTKYYYAVGIGHTIRKFCFTTPPEVGPDVPYTFGLIGDLGQSHDSNVTLTHYESNPKAQTVLFVGDLSYADTYPNHDNVRWDTWGRFVERSTAYQPWIWTAGNHEIDFAPEIGETVPFKPFSHRYHVPYRSSGSTAPFWYSIKRASAYIIVLASYSAYGKYTPQYQWLEAELPKVNRSETPWLIVLMHSPWYNSYNYHYMEGESMRVMFEPWFVKNKVDVVFAGHVHAYERSHRVSNIAYNIVNGKCKPVPDESAPVYITIGDGGNLEGLANNMTEPQPNYSAFREASFGHAIFEIKNRTHAYYTWHRNQDGNAVAADSMWFYNRYWKS; this is encoded by the exons atggGGCGGTGGTGGCCATCTCGCCTTCTTCTCGGGCTTCTCTGCGCCGTGGTTTCAGCCGGACTGGTGGGGCGGACCGATGGAGGAGTCACGAGTTCTTTTGTCAGGAAGGCGGAGAAGGGCGTGGACATGCCCATCGACAGCGACGTTTTCAGCGTGCCGCCGGGCTACAACGCTCCACAACAG GTACATATCACCCAAGGAAATCATGATGGGTCTGCCATGATCATTTCATGGGTGACCGAGGATGAACCTGGCTCCAGTAAGGTCCTTTATGGGACTGACGAGGATCAGCTTGACTTCTATGCCGAAGGCAAATACACTCGATACAAATTCTACAACTACACCTCAGGTTACATCCATCACTGCACTCTCAGGCACTTGAAG CATGACACTAAATACTACTATGCTGTTGGGATTGGGCACACGATTAGGAAGTTCTGCTTCACTACCCCACCTGAAGTTGGACCAGATGTTCCTTATACCTTTGGCCTCATTG GTGATCTTGGGCAGTCTCATGACTCAAATGTTACACTAACTCATTATGAATCCAACCCAAAGGCACAGACAGTGCTGTTTGTAGGCGACCTTTCTTATGCTGATACGTATCCGAATCATGACAATGTCAGATGGGATACATGGGGCAGGTTTGTCGAGAGAAGCACCGCATACCAACCTTGGATTTGGACTGCAGGAAACCATGAGATTGACTTTGCTCCGGAGATT GGTGAAACTGTACCATTTAAGCCATTCAGTCACAGATATCACGTTCCCTATAGATCTTCTGGCAGCACAGCTCCTTTCTGGTACTCCATCAAGCGGGCATCAGCTTACATAATTGTATTGGCATCATATTCTGCATATG GTAAGTACACCCCTCAGTACCAGTGGCTTGAAGCAGAACTACCCAAGGTGAATAGAAGTGAGACACCATGGTTGATTGTTCTAATGCATTCACCCTGGTACAACAGCTACAACTATCACTACATGGAAGGTGAATCCATGAGGGTGATGTTTGAGCCATGGTTTGTAAAGAACAAAGTTGATGTTGTATTTGCCGGCCATGTTCATGCCTATGAACGCAGT CATAGGGTATCAAACATCGCGTACAATATAGTGAATGGAAAATGCAAACCGGTACCGGATGAATCAGCTCCTGTGTACATCACCATTGGTGATGGAGGAAATCTTGAAGGGCTTGCTAATAA CATGACAGAGCCGCAGCCTAACTACTCAGCTTTTAGAGAAGCCAGCTTCGGCCATGCCATCTTTGAGATCAAGAATCGAACCCATGCCTACTATACTTGGCACAGAAACCAGGATGGAAATGCGGTGGCTGCCGATTCTATGTGGTTTTACAATAGGTATTGGAAGAGTTGA
- the LOC135678120 gene encoding myosin-binding protein 1-like, whose protein sequence is MASRAPVGGFQRLSSALSSAALEWMLMLLLFFDALFAYLVTRFSRLCMLQKPCMFCSRLDHVFGNEKRGFYLDLICETHRSEISLLGCSNGHEKLADVHTVCQGCFLSFDTEGTSNSETYKSLVGELKGHLEDGEDVQDIDGLHLFHGDELANVPFLKKDDELHAIKSLEDKSIRVDVSEVDISLSSSNGHSYLQNKDGAKKTREKTLVSPAYHYSKNQEHDHFSHVGYSEVKITSDSDSDLEIQFTDDDEGNSPSHRAETVMYDLVSHVEESEGVTLIKNDLSGSVSGERATEKLIRTDQISVSDAKPLEKLTDPAPVISDPFESIPEKQRNADNLKFSDAAYGQTTTIDDAKDCCTTDITLRTSHDANFIVSDDKALEKLMHSDPVITEPSESISENQTNVDELQDASTFSSSGAAGHFLEDSNCNQIEVKAIPPQSEFVPQDSQEVLLEDSNVKACTGTTSVDDAKDWCTTNIDLGTSHDASDPGQSMSTRMDLNDAYKIAVGDKGSLSSPRFTDVIIGRDSSRVQEDLKLLISQISAAQGLESPWNEMSPSPRVYGQGDEYILQNITKTLSLERNESGLESLDGSIVSEVEGESPVERLKRQVELDRKSISLLFKELEEERSASAIAANQAMAMITRLQEEKAAMHMEALQYQRMMEEQAEYDHEALQKCNKLLTQREKMIQGLEAEVESLRICFVEGLSTDNSVEQSDNFHDKEIASWNKSGEPHVTCQNSRWSEFGDLKDPLSCFEDEEAYILNCLTKLEKKLHLFSNNGVYDDSSSFNLNADDENGLPDKTSGDVDREFFVERNVVSEGGAGTNGQIFDEVQVSSQEKIYQKDGPPENIQVGENIMMEEKISGKSSSSSKGNRGDSYDIDKQKLLKVGNKNELVALENEVSRLSQRLEALEADRNFLEHAINSLRSGNNGVQIIQEIACDLRELRRIAITR, encoded by the exons ATGGCTTCGAGGGCACCTGTTGGTGGATTCCAACGACTCTCATCTGCTTTGTCTTCAGCTGCTCTTGAATGGATGTTGATGCTTCTGTTATTCTTTGATGCCTTGTTTGCCTACCTGGTGACAAGGTTCTCTCGTCTTTGCATGCTACAAAAACCTTGTATGTTTTGCTCAAGGCTAGATCATGTTTTTGGAAATGAGAAACGAGGCTTCTATCTGGATTTGATCTGTGAAACTCACAGATCAGAGATCTCATTGTTGGGTTGCTCTAATGGTCATGAAAAGCTTGCTGATGTTCATACCGTGTGCCAGGGCTGTTTTCTTTCATTTGATACCGAAGGGACATCCAACTCTGAGACTTACAAATCATTGGTTGGTGAGTTAAAAGGGCATCTTGAGGACGGTGAAGATGTTCAGGACATTGATGGCCTCCATCTGTTTCATGGGGATGAATTGGCAAATGTCCCTTTTTTAAAGAAGGATGATGAACTACATGCCATCAAGTCGCTTGAAGATAAATCCATAAGAGTTGATGTTTCTGAAGTTGACATTTCTTTGTCAAGTTCAAATGGGCACAGTTATCTACAGAATAAAGATGGAGCGAAAAAGACGAGAGAGAAAACCTTGGTTTCCCCAGCATATCATTATTCAAAGAATCAAGAACATGATCACTTCTCTCATGTTGGATACAGTGAAGTTAAAATTACTTCGGACTCTGATTCTGACTTAGAGATCCAGTTCACAGATGATGATGAAGGAAATTCTCCATCTCATCGAGCTGAAACTGTCATGTATGATTTGGTGTCTCATGTTGAAGAATCAGAGGGTGTCACTCTAATAAAAAATGATTTATCTGGAAGTGTTTCAGGTGAAAGAGCCACAGAAAAGTTGATTCGTACGGATCAAATTAGTGTTTCAGATGCTAAACCCCTTGAAAAGTTGACCGACCCTGCTCCAGTAATTAGTGACCCTTTTGAGTCAATTCCTGAAAAGCAAAGAAATGCAG ATAATTTGAAGTTTAGTGATGCTGCTTATGGTCAAACTACTACTATTGATGATGCAAAGGATTGCTGTACAACTGACATCACTTTGAGGACAAGTCATGATGCAAATTTTATTGTTTCTGATGATAAAGCCCTAGAAAAGTTGATGCACTCTGATCCAGTTATCACTGAGCCTTCGGAGTCAATTTCTGAGAATCAAACAAACGTAGATGAGCTCCAAGATGCATCAACCTTTTCATCTTCTGGAGCTGCTGGACATTTTTTGGAGGATAGCAATTGTAACCAGATCGAAGTCAAAGCTATTCCCCCCCAATCTGAATTTGTGCCACAAGATTCTCAAGAAGTTCTTCTAGAAGATTCAAATGTGAAAG CATGTACTGGTACTACTTCAGTTGATGATGCAAAGGATTGGTGTACAACTAACATCGATTTGGGGACAAGTCATGATGCAAGTGACCCTGGTCAATCTATGAGTACTCGTATGGATTTGAATGATGCTTATAAGATTGCTGTTGGTGATAAGGGAAGcttgtcatctcctagatttacTGATGTAATCATTGGGAGGGATTCTTCTAGAGTTCAGGAAGATCTGAAACTCCTGATTTCTCAGATATCTGCAGCTCAGGGGCTTGAGTCTCCATGGAATGAAATGAGCCCTAGTCCCCGAGTATATGGACAAGGTGATGAATATATATTGCAGAACATAACTAAAACACTCTCTCTTGAGAGGAATGAATCAGGATTAGAGTCACTAGATGGAAGCATTGTAAGTGAGGTGGAAGGAGAAAGTCCAGTTGAGAGGCTGAAGCGGCAGGTTGAGTTGGACAGGAAGTCCATAAGTCTTCTCTTCAAGGAGttagaagaagaaagaagtgCTTCAGCAATTGCAGCAAATCAAGCAATGGCCATGATTACTAGGTTGCAAGAGGAGAAGGCTGCAATGCATATGGAAGCCCTGCAGTACCAAAGAATGATGGAAGAGCAAGCAGAGTATGACCATGAAGCACTTCAAAAATGTAACAAATTGCTTACTCAAAGGGAGAAAATGATACAAGGCTTGGAAGCTGAGGTGGAAAGCCTTAGAATATGCTTTGTAGAAGGATTATCCACTGACAATTCAGTGGAGCAGAGTGATAACTTCCATGATAAGGAGATTGCATCTTGGAACAAATCCGGGGAACCTCATGTAACATGTCAAAATTCAAGATGGAGTGAATTTGGGGATTTGAAGGATCCCTTATCTTGCTTTGAAGATGAGGAGGCATATATATTAAACTGTTTGACAAAGTTGGAGAAAAAGCTTCATCTTTTTTCCAATAATGGTGTTTATGATGATAGTTCAAGTTTTAATTTGAATGCTGATGATGAAAATGGACTTCCTGATAAAACAAGTGGGGATGTTGACAGAGAATTTTTTGTAGAAAGGAATGTTGTGTCAGAAGGTGGTGCGGGCACAAATGGTCAAATCTTTGACGAAGTTCAAGTTTCAAGTCAAGAGAAAATTTATCAGAAAGATGGTCCTCCAGAAAATATTCAGGTAGGAGAGAACATTATGATGGAAGAAAAAATTTCTGGAAAAAGTTCAAGTTCCTCTAAAGGAAACCGTGGAGACAGTTATGACATTGACAAGCAAAAATTATTGAAAGTAGGGAACAAGAATGAGTTAGTTGCTCTTGAGAATGAAGTGTCACGTCTGAGTCAGAGGTTGGAGGCACTTGAGGCAGATCGTAATTTCCTGGAACATGCCATTAACTCACTCAGAAGTGGCAACAATGGTGTTCAGATTATTCAAGAGATAGCTTGTGATCTGCGGGAATTACGGAGAATTGCAATCACCCGATGA
- the LOC103990909 gene encoding protein WVD2-like 3 isoform X1 yields the protein MNRCALSPSKASLPRRVCPIGKEGTVMPMDEEGDSVTPEPNKTTHAIPPKTSTVTVADEATDNNENIANSDVVHVLPHIRSLSLDRDMTEKKYGDQKSISHMSAASSSAKAVRSNHTVPQPFALATEKRASSANRAFVAEAANEGDKDPNADVQSSDVQKKAQSNLTVTSRRPLHPDNIMYSDEEDSCSITSATAPSIRNLKVNTTVAIAPTFKCSERAERRKEFYSKLEEKHQALEAEKLECEARTREEKEAALKQLRKSLNFKATPMPSFYHEGPPPKLELKKLPPTRAKSPKLGRRKSCSDASNLALGDYGRHQHHNFGTSEDPPNKLQSNTKNSNTTKAKEGVKSTREKSKHQGDEVAAPAPSDNTVQGQADTGVSVQP from the exons ATGAATCGCTGTGCGTTGTCGCCTTCAAAAGCATCACTTCCGCGAAGGGTTTG TCCAATAGGTAAGGAAGGTACAGTAATGCCAATGGATGAAGAAGGAGATAGTGTCACACCTGAACCAAATAAAACTACTCATGCTATCCCTCCCAAAACTTCTACAGTGACTGTGGCAGATGAAGCTACAGATAACAATGAGAATATTGCAAATTCTGATGTGGTGCATGTTTTACCTCATATTAGAAGTTTGAGTTTGGATAGGGACATGACAGAAAAGAAGTATGGTGATCAGAAATCAATAAGTCATATGTCAGCAGCATCAAGTTCTGCCAAGGCTGTACGATCTAACCACACTGTTCCTCAGCCATTTGCTCTTGCAACTGAAAAGCGTGCTTCTAGTGCAAATCGTGCTTTTGTTGCTGAAGCTGCTAACGAGGGAgacaaagatcctaatgcagatgTGCAATCGTCCGACGTCCAGAAGAAGGCTCAG AGTAACTTAACAGTCACGTCTAGGAGGCCATTGCATCCTGATAACATCATGTACTCAGATGAAGAGGATTCTTGCTCCATTACTTCTGC TACTGCACCTTCTATAAGAAATTTGAAAGTTAATACAACAGTGGCAATTGCCCCTACATTCAAATGTAGTGAACGTGCAGAGAGGCGGAAGgag TTCTATTCAAAATTAGAAGAGAAACATCAGGCTCTCGAAGCAGAGAAACTTGAATGTGAAGCTAGGACCAGG GAAGAGAAAGAGGCAGCTCTAAAGCAACTAAGGAAGAGTTTGAATTTCAAAGCAACGCCAATGCCTAGCTTCTACCATGAGGGGCCTCCGCCAAAGCTTGAACTAAAGAAG CTGCCTCCAACTCGGGCTAAATCACCCAAGCTTGGTCGACGGAAGAGCTGTAGCGACGCAAGCAATCTGGCTTTAGGAGACTACGGTAGGCATCAACATCACAATTTTGGTACTTCTGAGGATCCTCCGAACAAGTTACAGAGTAATACCAAGAACAGTAACACAACTAAAGCCAAAGAAGGGGTTAAATCCACGAGGGAGAAGTCTAAGCATCAAGGTGACGAGGTAGCAGCTCCGGCTCCCTCTGACAACACTGTGCAAGGTCAAGCTGACACTGGTGTCAGTGTGCAGCCCTGA
- the LOC103990909 gene encoding protein WVD2-like 3 isoform X4: MPMDEEGDSVTPEPNKTTHAIPPKTSTVTVADEATDNNENIANSDVVHVLPHIRSLSLDRDMTEKKYGDQKSISHMSAASSSAKAVRSNHTVPQPFALATEKRASSANRAFVAEAANEGDKDPNADVQSSDVQKKAQSNLTVTSRRPLHPDNIMYSDEEDSCSITSATAPSIRNLKVNTTVAIAPTFKCSERAERRKEFYSKLEEKHQALEAEKLECEARTREEKEAALKQLRKSLNFKATPMPSFYHEGPPPKLELKKLPPTRAKSPKLGRRKSCSDASNLALGDYGRHQHHNFGTSEDPPNKLQSNTKNSNTTKAKEGVKSTREKSKHQGDEVAAPAPSDNTVQGQADTGVSVQP; the protein is encoded by the exons ATGCCAATGGATGAAGAAGGAGATAGTGTCACACCTGAACCAAATAAAACTACTCATGCTATCCCTCCCAAAACTTCTACAGTGACTGTGGCAGATGAAGCTACAGATAACAATGAGAATATTGCAAATTCTGATGTGGTGCATGTTTTACCTCATATTAGAAGTTTGAGTTTGGATAGGGACATGACAGAAAAGAAGTATGGTGATCAGAAATCAATAAGTCATATGTCAGCAGCATCAAGTTCTGCCAAGGCTGTACGATCTAACCACACTGTTCCTCAGCCATTTGCTCTTGCAACTGAAAAGCGTGCTTCTAGTGCAAATCGTGCTTTTGTTGCTGAAGCTGCTAACGAGGGAgacaaagatcctaatgcagatgTGCAATCGTCCGACGTCCAGAAGAAGGCTCAG AGTAACTTAACAGTCACGTCTAGGAGGCCATTGCATCCTGATAACATCATGTACTCAGATGAAGAGGATTCTTGCTCCATTACTTCTGC TACTGCACCTTCTATAAGAAATTTGAAAGTTAATACAACAGTGGCAATTGCCCCTACATTCAAATGTAGTGAACGTGCAGAGAGGCGGAAGgag TTCTATTCAAAATTAGAAGAGAAACATCAGGCTCTCGAAGCAGAGAAACTTGAATGTGAAGCTAGGACCAGG GAAGAGAAAGAGGCAGCTCTAAAGCAACTAAGGAAGAGTTTGAATTTCAAAGCAACGCCAATGCCTAGCTTCTACCATGAGGGGCCTCCGCCAAAGCTTGAACTAAAGAAG CTGCCTCCAACTCGGGCTAAATCACCCAAGCTTGGTCGACGGAAGAGCTGTAGCGACGCAAGCAATCTGGCTTTAGGAGACTACGGTAGGCATCAACATCACAATTTTGGTACTTCTGAGGATCCTCCGAACAAGTTACAGAGTAATACCAAGAACAGTAACACAACTAAAGCCAAAGAAGGGGTTAAATCCACGAGGGAGAAGTCTAAGCATCAAGGTGACGAGGTAGCAGCTCCGGCTCCCTCTGACAACACTGTGCAAGGTCAAGCTGACACTGGTGTCAGTGTGCAGCCCTGA
- the LOC135678122 gene encoding cytokinin dehydrogenase 5-like, giving the protein MAHTLLLPLFVICGLTSTVGTTVEPAEILLQPAGEGQLSLDPSEVAAAAVDFGGAARAEPLAVMRPGCAGDVARLVRAAYRSARWFPVSARGHGHSTNGQALSPGGVVVQMSRGRIAPRPVPAYSPSTGEYYVDVWGGDLWVDVLNWTLANGGLAPKSWTDYLYLSVGGTLSNAGISGQAFHHGPQISNVYELDVVTGKGELITCTEEQNSELFHGVLGGLGQFGIITRARIALETAPHRVRWIRVLYSDFAAFSRDQELLVSLHGAHRSERFDYVEGFVIVDEGLINNWRSSFFSPKNPVKISSVRANAGLLYCLEMTKNYDSSAADSIDEVVEALLGQLGYIPASVFTTDLPYVNFLDRVHKAEMRLRAKGLWAVPHPWLNLFVPASRIADFDRGVFRGILGNKSSGPILIYPMNKHKWDDRSSVVTPHEDTFYLVAFLRSALPDSGDPTQSLEYLSRQNKKILEFCDDAGIEIKQYLPDHRSRAKWARHFGPKWGRFLRRKDRFDPKCMLATGQGILPPSSSVFPW; this is encoded by the exons ATGGCGCACACCCTGCTGCTACCGCTCTTCGTCATATGCGGGCTGACGTCCACCGTCGGGACCACGGTGGAGCCCGCCGAGATACTTCTCCAGCCCGCCGGGGAGGGCCAGCTTAGCTTGGACCCCTCGGAGGTCGCCGCGGCGGCTGTCGACTTCGGAGGTGCCGCCAGGGCCGAGCCACTGGCCGTCATGCGCCCGGGTTGCGCGGGCGACGTCGCGCGCCTCGTCCGCGCGGCCTACCGCTCGGCCCGCTGGTTCCCGGTCTCCGCCAGGGGTCACGGCCACTCGACCAACGGGCAGGCGCTCTCGCCGGGCGGCGTCGTGGTCCAGATGAGCCGCGGCCGGATCGCACCCCGCCCGGTGCCGGCGTACTCGCCGTCCACAGGCGAGTACTACGTCGACGTCTGGGGGGGTGATCTCTGGGTCGATGTGTTGAACTGGACGCTGGCCAACGGCGGCCTCGCGCCCAAGTCGTGGACCGACTACCTCTACTTGTCGGTCGGCGGCACGCTCTCCAATGCCGGCATAAGCGGGCAAGCCTTTCACCATGGGCCTCAGATCAGCAATGTCTACGAGCTCGATGTGGTCACAG GCAAGGGCGAGCTGATAACATGCACAGAAGAGCAGAACTCAGAGCTGTTCCATGGAGTTCTCGGTGGTCTGGGACAGTTTGGGATCATCACCAGAGCCCGGATTGCACTGGAGACAGCTCCCCACCGC GTGAGATGGATCCGAGTGCTGTACTCCGATTTTGCGGCCTTCTCCAGAGACCAGGAGCTCCTCGTCTCGCTCCACGGCGCCCACCGGAGCGAGAGGTTCGACTACGTCGAAGGCTTCGTCATCGTTGACGAAGGCCTCATCAACAACTGGAGGTCGTCCTTCTTCTCCCCCAAGAACCCTGTCAAGATAAGCTCTGTTCGCGCCAACGCCGGCCTTCTCTACTGCTTGGAGATGACCAAGAACTACGACTCCTCCGCCGCCGACTCCATCGACGAG GTGGTGGAAGCGCTGCTGGGGCAGCTGGGCTACATTCCGGCGTCGGTCTTCACCACCGACCTCCCCTACGTCAACTTCCTCGACCGCGTCCACAAGGCGGAGATGAGGCTCCGTGCCAAGGGGCTGTGGGCGGTGCCGCACCCGTGGCTCAACCTCTTCGTGCCGGCGTCACGGATCGCCGACTTCGACCGCGGCGTCTTCCGCGGCATCCTCGGCAACAAGAGCAGCGGACCCATCCTCATCTACCCCATGAACAAGCACAA GTGGGATGATCGGAGCTCGGTGGTGACGCCGCACGAGGACACGTTCTACTTGGTCGCCTTCCTACGGTCGGCTCTTCCGGACTCCGGTGATCCGACTCAAAGTTTGGAGTACCTCAGCCGTCAAAACAAGAAGATCTTAGAATTCTGCGACGATGCCGGGATTGAGATCAAGCAATACCTCCCCGACCACCGATCCCGAGCCAAGTGGGCCCGACATTTTGGGCCGAAATGGGGCCGATTCCTGCGCCGAAAGGATCGATTCGACCCAAAGTGCATGTTGGCCACAGGCCAAGGGATCCTTCCACCCTCCTCCTCCGTTTTCCCCTGGTGA
- the LOC103990909 gene encoding protein WVD2-like 3 isoform X3, producing the protein MIAFIGKEGTVMPMDEEGDSVTPEPNKTTHAIPPKTSTVTVADEATDNNENIANSDVVHVLPHIRSLSLDRDMTEKKYGDQKSISHMSAASSSAKAVRSNHTVPQPFALATEKRASSANRAFVAEAANEGDKDPNADVQSSDVQKKAQSNLTVTSRRPLHPDNIMYSDEEDSCSITSATAPSIRNLKVNTTVAIAPTFKCSERAERRKEFYSKLEEKHQALEAEKLECEARTREEKEAALKQLRKSLNFKATPMPSFYHEGPPPKLELKKLPPTRAKSPKLGRRKSCSDASNLALGDYGRHQHHNFGTSEDPPNKLQSNTKNSNTTKAKEGVKSTREKSKHQGDEVAAPAPSDNTVQGQADTGVSVQP; encoded by the exons ATGATTGCATTTATAG GTAAGGAAGGTACAGTAATGCCAATGGATGAAGAAGGAGATAGTGTCACACCTGAACCAAATAAAACTACTCATGCTATCCCTCCCAAAACTTCTACAGTGACTGTGGCAGATGAAGCTACAGATAACAATGAGAATATTGCAAATTCTGATGTGGTGCATGTTTTACCTCATATTAGAAGTTTGAGTTTGGATAGGGACATGACAGAAAAGAAGTATGGTGATCAGAAATCAATAAGTCATATGTCAGCAGCATCAAGTTCTGCCAAGGCTGTACGATCTAACCACACTGTTCCTCAGCCATTTGCTCTTGCAACTGAAAAGCGTGCTTCTAGTGCAAATCGTGCTTTTGTTGCTGAAGCTGCTAACGAGGGAgacaaagatcctaatgcagatgTGCAATCGTCCGACGTCCAGAAGAAGGCTCAG AGTAACTTAACAGTCACGTCTAGGAGGCCATTGCATCCTGATAACATCATGTACTCAGATGAAGAGGATTCTTGCTCCATTACTTCTGC TACTGCACCTTCTATAAGAAATTTGAAAGTTAATACAACAGTGGCAATTGCCCCTACATTCAAATGTAGTGAACGTGCAGAGAGGCGGAAGgag TTCTATTCAAAATTAGAAGAGAAACATCAGGCTCTCGAAGCAGAGAAACTTGAATGTGAAGCTAGGACCAGG GAAGAGAAAGAGGCAGCTCTAAAGCAACTAAGGAAGAGTTTGAATTTCAAAGCAACGCCAATGCCTAGCTTCTACCATGAGGGGCCTCCGCCAAAGCTTGAACTAAAGAAG CTGCCTCCAACTCGGGCTAAATCACCCAAGCTTGGTCGACGGAAGAGCTGTAGCGACGCAAGCAATCTGGCTTTAGGAGACTACGGTAGGCATCAACATCACAATTTTGGTACTTCTGAGGATCCTCCGAACAAGTTACAGAGTAATACCAAGAACAGTAACACAACTAAAGCCAAAGAAGGGGTTAAATCCACGAGGGAGAAGTCTAAGCATCAAGGTGACGAGGTAGCAGCTCCGGCTCCCTCTGACAACACTGTGCAAGGTCAAGCTGACACTGGTGTCAGTGTGCAGCCCTGA
- the LOC103990909 gene encoding protein WVD2-like 3 isoform X2 has product MNRCALSPSKASLPRRVCPIGKEGTVMPMDEEGDSVTPEPNKTTHAIPPKTSTVTVADEATDNNENIANSDVVHVLPHIRSLSLDRDMTEKKYGDQKSISHMSAASSSAKAVRSNHTVPQPFALATEKRASSANRAFVAEAANEGDKDPNADVQSSDVQKKAQSNLTVTSRRPLHPDNIMYSDEEDSCSITSANLKVNTTVAIAPTFKCSERAERRKEFYSKLEEKHQALEAEKLECEARTREEKEAALKQLRKSLNFKATPMPSFYHEGPPPKLELKKLPPTRAKSPKLGRRKSCSDASNLALGDYGRHQHHNFGTSEDPPNKLQSNTKNSNTTKAKEGVKSTREKSKHQGDEVAAPAPSDNTVQGQADTGVSVQP; this is encoded by the exons ATGAATCGCTGTGCGTTGTCGCCTTCAAAAGCATCACTTCCGCGAAGGGTTTG TCCAATAGGTAAGGAAGGTACAGTAATGCCAATGGATGAAGAAGGAGATAGTGTCACACCTGAACCAAATAAAACTACTCATGCTATCCCTCCCAAAACTTCTACAGTGACTGTGGCAGATGAAGCTACAGATAACAATGAGAATATTGCAAATTCTGATGTGGTGCATGTTTTACCTCATATTAGAAGTTTGAGTTTGGATAGGGACATGACAGAAAAGAAGTATGGTGATCAGAAATCAATAAGTCATATGTCAGCAGCATCAAGTTCTGCCAAGGCTGTACGATCTAACCACACTGTTCCTCAGCCATTTGCTCTTGCAACTGAAAAGCGTGCTTCTAGTGCAAATCGTGCTTTTGTTGCTGAAGCTGCTAACGAGGGAgacaaagatcctaatgcagatgTGCAATCGTCCGACGTCCAGAAGAAGGCTCAG AGTAACTTAACAGTCACGTCTAGGAGGCCATTGCATCCTGATAACATCATGTACTCAGATGAAGAGGATTCTTGCTCCATTACTTCTGC AAATTTGAAAGTTAATACAACAGTGGCAATTGCCCCTACATTCAAATGTAGTGAACGTGCAGAGAGGCGGAAGgag TTCTATTCAAAATTAGAAGAGAAACATCAGGCTCTCGAAGCAGAGAAACTTGAATGTGAAGCTAGGACCAGG GAAGAGAAAGAGGCAGCTCTAAAGCAACTAAGGAAGAGTTTGAATTTCAAAGCAACGCCAATGCCTAGCTTCTACCATGAGGGGCCTCCGCCAAAGCTTGAACTAAAGAAG CTGCCTCCAACTCGGGCTAAATCACCCAAGCTTGGTCGACGGAAGAGCTGTAGCGACGCAAGCAATCTGGCTTTAGGAGACTACGGTAGGCATCAACATCACAATTTTGGTACTTCTGAGGATCCTCCGAACAAGTTACAGAGTAATACCAAGAACAGTAACACAACTAAAGCCAAAGAAGGGGTTAAATCCACGAGGGAGAAGTCTAAGCATCAAGGTGACGAGGTAGCAGCTCCGGCTCCCTCTGACAACACTGTGCAAGGTCAAGCTGACACTGGTGTCAGTGTGCAGCCCTGA